TTTCTGTGGGTGGGTATCCATCTGATCAGAGAAATAGTAAGGTTGTCAATTCCATCTTTTACCTTTAGAATCTGTCTCTCGGTGGTCCGGAGTAGGGCCTCATTAGGATTCCCCGTCATCCAATCAGGGGGTCCCGCTGCCGCGACCGTTGAGCATGAAAACAAGATAAAAAAAATAAGACCTATAAGCAAAACGCTTCCAGGCCAGAAGAAATTAGCGGTAGCTTTGAAAAGGAACCGAAAGAAGAAGGATTTTTGTAATTCTGGATTAATAGTACTTAGAATGGCTTTTTCATATTGAGAAATTCTGTCTAGTGGCATTCGATCATAGAAGCCGTTGACAGCAGCATAAATCACAACAATTTGTTtttcaattggaagtggttcatattTTGGTTGTTTGGGCACTTCTGTAGGCCTTGCACCTCTATTGAGTAATGCCTGAGTTGCAGCATCAAGGTCTGCCCCAAATTGAGCGAAGGCGGCCACTTCACGATATTGTGCCAATTCCAGTTTTGAACTACCGCAGACTTGTTTCATAGCTTTCAACTGAGCGGCAGACCCGACGCGACTGACGGATAAGCCAACGTTAATAGCTGGTCTAATTCCGCGATAAAAGAGCTCTGTTTCCAAACAAATTTGTCCATCTGTAATGGAGATCACATTGGTGGGGATATAGGCCGATACGTCTCCAGCTTGTGTTTCAATCACGGGTAACGCAGTCGAGCTACCTGCACCTGTCTGGTCCGATCGTTTAGCGGCTCTTTCTAAGAGACGGGAATGTAAATAGAAAACATCCCCTAGGAAAGCCTCACGACCTGGTGGTCGGCGTAAAAATAATGACATTTGTCGATATGCCACTGCCTGTTTACTTAGATCATCATATATAATCAATGCGTGCATTCCATTATCGCGGAAATATTCCCCCATGGCACACCCTGAATATGGGGCCAGAAATTGCAGAGGAGCAGGATCCGAAGCGGTGGCTGCTACAAGAATGGAATATTCCAAAGCATTCGCTTCTGAAAGAATTTGAACTAGTTGTGCCTTAGTCGAGCGTTTTTGTCCAATCGCAACATAGACACAATACAATGTCTCACTCTCATTTTTCATTTGCTTTTGGTTTAATATAGTATTGATAGCTATTGCAGTTTTTCCAGTTTGTCTGTCCTCGATTATAAGTTCTCGTTGACCACGGCCTATAGGAACCAGGCTATCCACTGCTTTTAAGCCTGTTTGCATGGGTTCGTGCACAGATTTACGTTCAATAATCCCTGGGGCTTTCACTTCGACACGTCTTCGTTTGTGATCGCTTAGAGCCCCTTTTCCATCAATAGGTACTCCCAAGGCGTCGACCACACGGCCTAACATGGCCTTTCCCGCAGGAACATCCACAATAGATCCAGTGCAGTTGACAAGATCTCCTTCTTTAATAGCGGTATCACTACCAAAGACAACAATACCTACATTCTCATTCTCAAGATTTAAGGCGATTCCTTTCACACCGCTGGCAAATTCCACCATTTCTCCTGCTTGAATCTCGTTCAATGCATAAACACGTGCAATCCCATCTCCAACTGAGACCACTCGACCGATCTCATCCACTTGAAAATTCGTGTAAAAGTTGGTCATTCTACTTTCTAATAGAGTCGTGAGTTCCGCAGCTCTGGGTGAGAATTCCATACTTTAACAAATTAGATGGATGATATTTTGAAGGGAGAAATCCGCTTTCAAGAAAAAGATCTTTACTTCACACAATCTCGATTTGAATTCTCATTTGGTGAACCGGGCATCTCGGACAAAGACAATAACAAGAAGCGATGGGAAGACCCTTCGCGGTCCTGCTCCCTGGTCTCTACCTTGCTTACCGCCCCTCGTAGGGGCCAGCGTACCCATACCGAAAATGATTTACTCTTTTTATGGGCGCTTTCGACTAGGCTCTCGTTAAGGAATCGGCCCAAACAAGACCGAGATTCCCGCGAGAATTGCTACGCTGCCTGCAGTGAAATTGCAAGAATCACTTTATACGCTATTTCGTAATCGAATGAATTGAGCAACTGTATTTCCCCAGGTTTCCATTGGAAAAGGGGCTTTTTTTTGTATGCAAGTGATGATCGATTGGCGGAGAAGCCGCTCCCGTGTGGGGTGGCTGTGAGAATGATTCCGAGTCTTCCTGACCAGACCCATGTGGAACTTGTAAATAAATAGGTTTGTAAGTGCCTAGATGAGTAATAAGATAAGTACCTTTGCTAATAATCCAAAACCTTTCATCTTCTCTTTCTAGATATAGCAGCCTACCCATATTGATAGTGTAATTATTGATCTCCTCCTTCGGATAGCCCATTTTGAATAAGTGTTATGGGTAAGGGCTTGACCTACCAGTTGAATGGAATCTACCGCTCTTTATGCTCTCGCTAGCTTTGaacttgtttgtactagtaatcaaACCCAGAATCTCATTTCCCATTGCTTTCATCGCATAGAGCCAGATGCCGCATCCACAGGCCTATTTAGTAAGTGGGGTGTATCCTTGGTGACACTTGAGAAATAATCCTATACTTCCAATAACCAACTACTTCCTCCACGGATGGTACATGGCAGGCATCTGCCGGAACTAGAGGCGAGCACTTTTCAATCAATTACGAGAGGCATTCGCTTCTCTGATCTTTAATAAGCGAAGCAACGAGCCTAGTAGGGGAAATACCTTCCTCAGGAATGTCATCAAAGCCAGGTTCTCCAATCGTAAAAGGGAATATTCCATGGAACAAGGGTTGTTTTTAGGTGCTGTCCTTGGCAGACCACCACAAAAGGTCCGAATCAGGCGAAACTTCTTTTGGTGCCAGCAAGAAGTAGTAACAAGAACTCCTCCTCTGTTCAATATCAGCCTGGTTTAGGTCTAGGTCATAATGAATTTTCTGATACCTTCCTTCGTCCATAGATCAGCGTTATGCTTCTGTCCCGTGATGAAGAAGGATAGAAGAATGGTAAGATAGGATCGTATTAGTGAGCCGTGGGAAAAGAGTTTTTTCGTACCTTGATTGGACCCACCCAAAAGCAACAGGAATCCCTTTCTCCTCCTATAAGGAAATCTCATCGTTTCACTCTTCTTCAAGTACCATCGGATTAGTCAACTCAAACACTGAGAGATTACTATAGAACCAAGGCGGCTTTGAGGCTGGCTCCACTCTCCAAATAGAGCAGTTACTTCGTTGACGACAAGAACCCCATTTCCACTAGCCAAAGAGCAATTCATTTCTTCGACTCGATGCCTCCTCATTTGCTCCCATTCCCATATTAATAAAAGAATTAGGGAAATGCGAGGGAAAAGAATGCCAAAAGCATTTAGAGATTTGACTGGGATTCGTTCTGGCTCAGATGGCGAGGGATTGCTATAACTATTTTTAGAAGCATTAATGAGATCTCTTTTTTTCTTCATAAGCTTGCATCATGAATCCCACTTCCCACTTTACCTGCCTCTTTAGTAGTC
Above is a window of Triticum dicoccoides isolate Atlit2015 ecotype Zavitan chromosome 5B, WEW_v2.0, whole genome shotgun sequence DNA encoding:
- the LOC119310185 gene encoding ATP synthase subunit alpha, mitochondrial-like, coding for MEFSPRAAELTTLLESRMTNFYTNFQVDEIGRVVSVGDGIARVYALNEIQAGEMVEFASGVKGIALNLENENVGIVVFGSDTAIKEGDLVNCTGSIVDVPAGKAMLGRVVDALGVPIDGKGALSDHKRRRVEVKAPGIIERKSVHEPMQTGLKAVDSLVPIGRGQRELIIEDRQTGKTAIAINTILNQKQMKNESETLYCVYVAIGQKRSTKAQLVQILSEANALEYSILVAATASDPAPLQFLAPYSGCAMGEYFRDNGMHALIIYDDLSKQAVAYRQMSLFLRRPPGREAFLGDVFYLHSRLLERAAKRSDQTGAGSSTALPVIETQAGDVSAYIPTNVISITDGQICLETELFYRGIRPAINVGLSVSRVGSAAQLKAMKQVCGSSKLELAQYREVAAFAQFGADLDAATQALLNRGARPTEVPKQPKYEPLPIEKQIVVIYAAVNGFYDRMPLDRISQYEKAILSTINPELQKSFFFRTGINFSFVAFSVDDPLGYALVEEFMIVRP